Below is a genomic region from Rhododendron vialii isolate Sample 1 chromosome 5a, ASM3025357v1.
CAACCCCAACGCGTTCTGCGAAGGTGGGGTTGTTGGAAAAGAACGACACCGTTGCCGCCCAATTGCATTGCACTACTCCAACGTACTAACTGAAATTTagaattttgttcaaaattgcttctctttctcttcttttatttacAGGGATACAAATCCTCTTCACCGGCACCACAAACCCACAATTTGTTTGGAAACCCAAATCAAAATTAGGGCTCTACACAGGTATATACATACACATCCATACATATCCATACACAGGCACAATCGAAATCACCAAAAATCGAGTCTACAAAACCCAGAAGAAATTACCTCTGATGCAAGAGTTGCGCCGTCGCCATCCTCAATGCCGTCGCCGTCTGATCACTCATTGTTCACGATCAGCCCCAGACCAGAAAAGCCCCACAAATCCCACGTGCTGGAAACCCATATCTCGGATTAAATCGTACAAatcatagaagaagaagaagaagaagaagagagacagagagagagatgggttaaCGTTTCCTACCTTCGCCGGAACAATACAACTGCAACTACGCTGATCTGTTGTCTGTGCAGGCgaggagagggggagagggggagagggagagggagagggagagagagagagagagagagagggagggagagcaaTTGTGTGTGCAAACTACTaattgcccccccccccccccccccccccactgaCTCTGCCCTCCTTTCCCCttttaccctctctctctctctccctccgtcCCAGCACTCTCTTATATTTGATTTTTctgttataaaattttaaatactaataatttgtttttcacgtatttttttaataaatttatatatttgaaatctactcaacgaaatctatcaaacaagcctaatattgatggtaaaataatataaaatgaaaaaattatattttttacgtAGTCTAAACtatctaaagaggttgaaaaatatgttccaaatttcaatccgtttttacgtagtttaattatgaccatttaggataaaatgagcAGAAAACtgaaatctttccaccggtttaaacagattgaaatttgtaacacttaatttttttaacatttttagacagtttatatattaaaaaatatagttaaaaaattaagtgttccaaatttaaatccgcttgaaccggtggaaagattttagtttcctgatcattttatcctaaatggccataattaaattttgactctaggactctcgttgataagccctaagagatatttgattctaaaaggccaaaaattcattatgtccatttaagataaaatgaaaaaaaaaacaagatctttccaccaattgaaccggattgaaaatcggaacactaaaataattttaataaataaataaaaaaagatacagagtataaatattattaattaaataaaaaaataacaaattaattgCAACGGTTGAAAGTTAGAAGTTGCAACAGTTGAAAGTTAATCGTACCATTGGTTGAAAGTTGCAACAGTTGGCCAGTctgaagttggaaaaaaattaattgcggTTGACAAGTCCTTctgaagttggaaaaaaattaattgcaccATTGGTTGTTAAGCCCGTTGCAAATTCGACAGTAGCGCCTATATATTCAGTTGCCTGTATATTTACTTGTGTATGTCTTGACCTATATATTCACACTTACTCTCATTCACCACatctttaaaattttctcaactttcatttcattttcgtaattcatagaagaacattatggatcagtgcaatttttcattttcgaatAGTTGGTCAGTTGGAAACAATGTTATGAATGATGTTTCGTGTGGGGAGAGCAGCTCCTACGTTGGGCGAGATTACACAGCCAAATTTACGACTGACTAGGTTAGTTAGTACGTATTtgttgttattatacatatttgttacttattttgaaagtagGCTGCATAATGTTTTGTTTATacgtattctttttttttgttatagatattTGAAACTAGAGCTGTCATGGTAGATTGGGTGCGAAGAGTTGGTAAGGAAAATGGTTTTGTGATTGTTATAAGTAAATCTGCTAGTATAAAGGGCAACAAGATGACGAAATGCATTTTTATATGTGAAAGGGGAGGATTGTACAGACCGCCACCGGAAGGGCATTCAATGCAAAGGATTACtggaactaaaaaatgtgattgcCCGTTTAAGCTGCGAGGTGTACCACAACCTCCAGACTGTGTCATGTGGAGTTTGAAGGTTGTTAAAGGTTTTCATAACCATGAACCAGCTAAAAGTTTTGAGGGAcatgagtacccgtcaaggTTAACCCCAATCCAGCAGCAATTAGTTCGTGACATGTCTAGCAGTACCGCGCCTCGAGAAATTCTTAATTTCCTGAGACAACAAGACTCGTCAATTAGTACAGGAATCAGGAGTATTTACAATGTGAAGGCACAATATAAGAAAGAGCAACTAGGGGGTCTATCTCCTATTGGGTACGTCTTGAAtgaattaaaggagaaaaattaCATTTACGACTATCATACAAATGAACACACcaacgaaatcacagatattcTTTGGGTTCATCCTAGAAGCCTAGAGCTATCTGTCAATTTTTTCATCCGTGTTGATTATTGATGCGACATACAAGAGTAATGAGTATCGGATTCCACTTTTGGaagttgtgggtatcacatccacaatgaaaacttactctcttatgtttgcatatttgaataatgagacaAAAGAACGACTGATATGGGCATTGGATACTTTAAAGAGATGGATAGTTGGAAAAGGGGCAGCGTTGCCATCGGTGGTTGTTTCAGATAGGGATCTAGCACTTCTTGGCGCCATTGAAATATGTTTTCCCTTCGCACAACACAtcctttgtatttggcacataaatcaGTGTGTAATAAAGAAGTGCAGCCCTATGCTTGGTACGAGGTGGGACGAATTTTCTGAGGCATGGCAGTTGCTTATTCATTCATCGACACCGATGTCTTTGCAACAGAGGTGGAATGCCATGTGCGAAAAGTTTGAGCAATACTCTAATGCCATGCAATACCTTTGGGACACATGGTTAGGTCCTTACAAAGAGCGATTTGTTGCAGCATATATAAACCAATTTATGCACCTTGGGAGCAATTCAAGCCAAAGGTAATTTTCCTATAGTCATTGTGCATTTACTGTCCTGCACTAAAGAATACTTTATATAACTTTCTTATTTAACATAGTGTATTATTAAATTGTAGGGCAGAGTCTGCACATGCGAGGCTCAAACGATATTTGGAAGATACCATGTCCTCGCTTCAAAcatcttttcagaaaatagaaaagatgttgaCCAATCAATTCGGAGATATTCAGGGATCATTCCAAAAATCTCTCAACATTCCACGACACATACATCTACATGAAGGCATTTATAGTGAAATCAGAGGTCGCATTTCATTACAGGCAATGAACTTGATCCATAAGCAGGCACAACGCACTGAAAACGAAGCCGGCCTTTGCTTTTGTAAGATCAAAAGGacacacggattgccatgcTTTCACGATATTGCACTTTATCGTTCTGTGGACAGACCAATTCCGCTAAGCTCTATCCACCCTCACTGGAGTACATTGTCCATGCACGCCTAGAGGCATATTGATGAAGGAGCACGATCCGACAGGGCAGCTCGGCTTATTGAAAGATTAAATGAAATGGATTCCGACAGTCGAGAGTCTATGATAGACAGGTTTCTTGATATGGCGGATCCATCTCGTTGCACAGTTCGACCTCCAGCATACAACACAGAACACATGGGTCGACCTACAGGCAGGGATGAGCAGAATAGAGGTCGTATACCTTCCTTCACAGTATTCACTTCAGAATCTCGAGCCTCACCTATTCCAACATCACAAGGGAGCAATAGGAGGGATCACCTCGTTCAGAAATTTCCTCAACAGTATCAGCGTTATATTTCCCACTGTGTTGACGTTCGAGCCGATGGTCATTGTGGCTTTAGGGCGATAGCCGCGCAACTCTATGGTTCTGAAGATGAATGGACTCAAGTACGATAGGACCTTATccaagagattgaacaaaatagGGTCCTGTACGATCAGGTTTATCCAGAACGTAATTATGTATCCCAGGTGCTACAAAGACTTCATTGCTTCCAGCCATCGGCACCAgaggatcattggatggattcTATATCATTGGGACTTGTCATCGCATCAACGTACAACGTTGTACTACATACAATCGATATGATTGCTTCGAGTTGTTTCACTCACTTGCCGTTGAGCTCCCATCCAGTTCCATTAGAAGCGCGCACACATATAGCTATTGGCCGTGTTAATggcaatcacttcgtgcaagtttCCCTATACCgccattaccctgtaccacccatcatcatatggtggaggccaaatgcatcaaatgaagcacaaggatgggctcatccttatgaaacacgcctccaattgtggtacgaagtGATGCAGATAGATTCGCCGGGACGACAACCACAATTTGGcggaaatattgactaaatttgtgtatttatttatgttcatgtattggttctatatacttaattataattaaatgaatTTCGCTTTCAGTTTGCATTATTGATTGTTCagagaaatataaagtaaatttaagtgaattcaacatacataatttatttgaaaactcaaatctagaagtttcaaaaaatgaatgacaaaaaaaaaaaaaaaaagataatatattgggcccaaaaaaattatttaatatttcatgttcaatattagacttgtttgatagatttcgttgagtagatttcaaatacataaaatttatttaaaaaaatacgtgatttcaacattttcagacagtttatatattaaaaaatatgattacaaaattaagtgttccaaatttcaatccatttgaaggACGCGGGGTctctgctgcccaccatggGCAACAGCCCcaacccacactcacacacggcaccgttttatctaaggaaaaaaaaaaaaactcttccgcttgcaatcctatggagcagaaacgtgattatgagagccctagagttaaaatttaattatgtctctttagaataatatgatcagaataataagatattcgtacttgtttaaacgaattaaaaattggcgtacttaatttttttgacagtttatatattaaaaaatatgattaaaaaatttaagtgcttcaattttcaatccgtttgaattgacgcgcagatcttattattctgatcatattgttctaaagagacataattaaattttaactctagggctctcataatcacgtttctgttctataggattgcaagcgaaagagtttgtttttttttcctttgataaaacggtgccgtgtgtgagtatgggttggggctgctgcccatggtGGGCAGCAGGGCCCCCGCGTCCCCGTTTGAATaggtgaaaatattttattaatctgatcattttattttaaatggtcataattaacataaatgatattggtaccgacctccccggtaccgaaatcgtaccaccggccgccggtgggccgtctccggccaccggatagccgatccgagccgtccaaaaatttaaataaaaaaaaacgagggggcccacgcgggaatcaacgcgaatatacatatatacacgaaaaaagggtgctcggatcaagcaccttacacacctcggatgccgttgattcccgcgtgggccccctcgtttttttttttaaaaatttttggacggctcggatcggccgtccggtggccggagacggcccactggcggccggcggtacgatttcggtaccggggaggtcggtacatatagcactactccataattaaattttgactctagggctctcattttttaaccctaagagatatttgattctacgattttcttagggttaatcaacgagagcgccatattcaaaatttaattatgacaatttaagataaaataatcagaaaactaaaacttttccactggttcaaacggattgaaatttggaacacttaatttttcaaactcTTTATACATTttaaactaccacaaaaatatagtttttctgttttacattatttcaccatcgatattaggctcgtttgataggtttcgttgagtagatttcaaaaatatataatttatttaaaaaaaacaggtgaaaaaaaattattagcatttacagttttataaaaaaataaaataagagtgAGAGAAtgcgggaagagagagagagagagagagcatgggTAAAACGGTAAAATCGGCTGGGCCGGTGTCAGACCCCCCCGacacggggggggggggggggggggggggggggcaattAATAGCTCTcttgtgtgtttgtgttgtgAGCTCTATgttgtgagagagggagagagagagagggagagagacagagtAAAACGTGGCCATTTGTGGTTCACATGCAACAAAAATGGCGAAAAGACAAAAAACCCAGCCCCAAAAGTGTGTACTGTTTCCAATTGGGGGGGTAAATGTGTTCGAAATTGAAGTGTGTCTGTGTTGTGAGCTCTATgttgtgagagagggagagagagagagagtgaagagaCAGAGTAAAACGTGGCCATTTGTGGTTCACATGCAACAGAAAGggtgaaaagacaaaaaaccCAGCCCCAAAAGTGTGTACTATTTCCAATTGGGGGGGGTAAATgtgtttgaaattgaaattaggCCATCCGAAAATCCggctctttttattttatttttttttccaatcgatAATGGTAGTTTTATTAATGCAAAGATGAAGCATCAAAAGTAGCTTCCCTATGAACCCAACTCAGAAAATTCCCTTGCCAAGTTAACGGGGAATCTAAAGATAGGGCATATTTGGCTATAGCATTAGCCACCCTATTACCGTTACGGGGAACAAATTGAAAAGAACAAGACGAAAAACGACAAAGAAATGATAAAGTATCCTCAACAATAACTTCCAGGCATGCTTTAATTTGACTCTTGCGTTGCAACATATTGATCACTGCTTGTGCATCACCCTCCACCACATAGGATTTTCCAGTCAAGCAAATAGAACAATCCAATGCCATCCGAAATCCCTCGGCCTCCACAGTTTCTGCAGATGATCTGTTTGGAATTGGCACAGCCATAGCACCCAACAATCTTCCTTCATGGTCACGAATTACCACTCCCACACCTCCTTTGCGCGTCCTATCGGCGAAGGCCCCATCCACATTAATCTTCATGAAGCCAGGTTCCGGTGGTTTCCAAAGACACCTGTTTATCGATTCATCCTTTTGTAGCTTCTGATGTCCATTCTCCGTAGCCTGTAGAAATAGATTGAACTCTGCTACCGCCTCTTCCAAAATCCTTGTTTCCAGCTTCCAAACAGTCTTGAAAACCCACTGATTCCTAGCTGTCCAAATATGCCAACCAATAATTGCAAATAAGCCCAAAGCTTCCCGTCTCGATCCACCAAAGGTCATATTTCCTACCCTTTTCCATATGTCCCGTATCTGCGCATTGACCATTACCTCAGGTCGTAGCCGAAAAGGAGACAACACCCAAACTTTTGAGGCTCTATCACAGTTAAGTAGCATATGAGAAGGTGTTTCCTCTGCCATTCCACAAAGAGAACAGATCGGATCAACTGGCAGATGACGTTGTGTTAAGGCCCTAGTAACTGGAACAATATCATGCAAACATCGCCATAAGAACATCTTAATCTTTGCCGATGCCCGCATATGCCATACCTTTTTCCATATATCGGCATCCTCTTCCACACCACTGATTTGGCCACTGCACCGTGTTGCCCTTCTCAGCTGTACATGATCTTTTGCTATAACATACGCTGATTTCACTGTAAACTGTCCGGAACTGGTACCTTTCCAAATATACTTATCCGCGAGTCCTGTAGTACTCAGGGGTACACTTAGAATCAGCTCAACATCTCTTTGCACAAAGACCTCCTCCACCACTTGCTTATTCCATACCATTCTGCTCTGGTCCACCAAGTCGCCAACAAAACTCCAATTATTAATGCTCGGTTTTGGCGTCAGAATTTTGGGGTAGTTTGCGTCGGGGAGCCATGGGTCCTCCCAAATTTTTGCCTTATTGCCAGCGCCAATCCTCCACTGCCAGCCCTTTTCAATAACCTCTTTACTTGCTAGAATGCTCTGCCATGCCCAAGATGATGACTGTTTCGGTTGAGCCTCCAAGAAAGAAGTTTGTGGGAAGTATTTTGCCttaaaaactttgaaaaatAGTGAATCCTCCCCAACCATAAGTCTCCACCCCTGTTTGGCTAACATGGCTAGATTGAAAGCTTCTAAGTCTCTGAATCCCAGTCCTCCCATCCCCTTTACTTGCGTCATTCTATCCCAGCTCATCTAGTGAATTTTCCTTGCTTCATCAGTCCCACTCCAGAAAAATTTTGCAATCGCAGAGTTTAACATCTTACACAAGCTGATAGGCAGTTTCACACATGCCATGGCATAGATTGGTAAGGCTAACAGTACATGTTTTGCCAAGACCTCTCTACCCGCATGGTTAGTGAAGCTACCATCCCAACTTTTGATCTTGCGCAATGTGCAATCTTTAAGGTACATCAAAGCATCCTTTTTTGAACGCCCAATGATATAGGGTAACCCCAAGTACTTCCCTGCTTCAGGACTATTGCTAAACCCCAGCATCTGCTTGCACTCCaaacgttgattcccgcgttaggcccctcggttttttttaaaaaaatttttggacggctcggatcggccgtccggtggccggagacggccgcgcgtgACGGTCGGTACCGTTTCCTTTCACTATTCATCGGTCCAAATAGCACCACTCGACTGCGCTGGCGCCCAAAAATCTCAGCCCAATAAATGACCTTTGGGGCCCTGGGTCATTCTGAAATGGGTCCTTATTTCAAAAGGGGTAAATTCCAACATGGTAGGTGAGGTTGAACTTGCATGGAAACTTGTACAGTATATAGTTCCACCGGAATGTGTTGCTTTTCTCCTTGCTTTCCacttttaggctctgtttgaaacagagagaagaaaataataattttaaattttgtacatagtaaattttttcttccattttattttattttcctttccattcCGTAGGTTCCAAAAGTTTGCAACTATGGGTCCACtacatgttcaaaaaaaagaaaaactatgcgTCCACTatgaaaacagaaagtctacggCCACCGAAGGCAaaatgcggtggccggccaccgcacGCCGTGACGGCCCACTTCGGGCTTCGTACGgacgatctgagccgttcaataatttaaaaaaaaaaatcgagtgggtcacgctagaaatcagctcaatccgatatgtgtaggtgctcggatcaagtttttcatctttggaaaatcggaaaaccaatctttccatttttttcgattttccaaagatgagaagcttgatccgagcacctacacatatcggatcgagctgatttCTCGCTTaaacccactcggttttttaaaaaaaaattattgaacggatcgGATCGTCCGTGCGaggcccggagtgggccccaaaTGACATGCagtggccggccaccgcatttTGCCTGCGGTGGCTGTAGTCTTTCTGCTATGAAAAAACTTGTCTTCATTGCTGCCAAGTGTTGAACATTACTGTCTCAAGTTTACTTTCATTTCAACTTCACACTAAAGATAAGGAGCAGAGCTCCAATCACAATCTGGGAATCGTAGTCCCCTTTCTACAGTACTCTTCCCAAGAAAaggttacagagagagagagagagagagagagagagagagagagagatggcggAAATAGGTGCAGGCAGTTTGATGATGAAGAACTTGAAGGAGCTGATAAACAGCAGGAGAGATTTGATTCTAGAAGTCGAAAATCAAATCAACTGTCTTTATGAGGATCTTCGAATGCTGAGTAACTTCCTCAAGGATTTGCAGGAGAAGGGGCACGAAGCAGTGAAAAATCTACGGTCAAGAATTAGAGATGTGGAATATGAGGCAGAAAACATCCTCGACTTGTTCGTAGTTAATGCTGCCTCAaagaagcaggagcagaagaagaagaagaatgtaaTGACGAAACTGAAGACGATGATGATGAATACGAAGAAGAAGGATGTGTTAGATCTTGCACATGTTAAACAAGAAATAGAAGCCATCAAACAAGAGGTGATGGAAATCTACAGAAAAAGAGTTGACGAAATGGCGGCCACAGAGGTTGGAACTTCTTCCATTGGAGAGTCGTCGATAGCAAATACCCATACGTCGGAGGATGAAATAACAGTGGGCGTCAAGGAAGACGTAGAGATCACAAGAGACCAACTTACATCAATAGCAAATACCCAGATATTGGCGGATGAAATAATAGTAGGCTTTGAGGAAGAGTTAACGAGAATAAAAGACCAGCTTACCGGAGGATCAAAGCGGCTACAGGTTGTTTCGATAGTTGGGATGGCTGGACTAGGCAAGACTACTTTGGCTAGAAAAGTTTACAATGATCCTCTGGTGTTATACCACTTCTATAGTTGTGCTTGGCTATTTGTTTCTCAAGAGTACCGAAAGAGGGAGTTGTTGCATAGGCTTTTAAGTTCAGTTATGCAGCATACGGATGGCATTGATCAAATGAGCGAGGAGGAATTGGCTCAACAATTTTACAAAAGCTTGAAGGGAAGAAGATATTTGATTGTGATGGATGACATATGGGATGTTAGGGCCTGGTTCGATTTCAAAACTTGTTTCCCAAATGACAACAGCGGAATTAGAATTTTGTTGACAAGTAGGAATGGGCACGTAGCATTGCTTGCCAAACCCAATTGTCCTCCTCTTTCTCTGCATTTTTTAACCGATGATGAGAGTTGGGATCTAATCCAACGGAAGGTAGGAAACTTGCCCTCCACAGCTCATGCTGGTAGGAAAGAAAATAGCCAACAAGTGTCGGGGACTACCACTGGCGATCGTTTTGGTAGCTGGGATTCTTACAAACGAAGAGAAGAGTCAAGAACGATGGAAGCAAGTAGGGGAAACTTTGTATTCACATGTGGCTGCCGGTCCGCTACAATGGACGAAGACACTGGCACTGAGTTACAACCACTTACCTCATCACTTGAGACAGTGCTTTCTCTATTTTGCAATATTTCCAGAGGACTTCCAAGTGCCTGTATGGAAATTGATTGGGTTGTGGGCGGCCGAGGGATTTATAAGAAAGACGGGAAAAAACCTTGGAGGACGTAGCAGAGGAATACTTGACAGATTTAATCGGTAGAAGTCTCATATTAGTTTCTCAAACAAGATATGATGATGGAGTCAAAGCCTGTGGTATCCATGATTCTATGCGCGATTTTTGCATCAAACAAGCTGAGAAAGAGGGTTTTCTCCACCATTATTCACACGGGGATCAGGTTTTCTCTTCTTCTAATTCAGAGTATCTAAGCATTGACGATTCACTAGATGTATGGACGACGTCTTCTATATTCATTTTTTCCCCTAACACCCAGACTTTTGCTAGCTTCAACTCTCGATGCACTTGTTCGCAACTCCCTTATGGTAGTCAATCATGCTACGAACTTCTTAAGGTTCTTGATGCAAGTTTCCGAATTATTAGGAGTTACCCCAATGACATAGGAAAGCTAGTTAGCTTGAGGTACTTAGCAATCGGTACCCTACTTGTGCACTCAGAAACACGCGTCCCAACTTCAATATCTAATCTCCGGCATTTAGAATCCCTTATTATTGATGCACGATCGTCTGTGATATTACCTCATTGTATTAGAAAGATGGTGAAGTTGAGGCATATTCGCATTACTGGACACGGGACACTTCAAATTGAAGGGCAAGATCCCTATGCTCCTTATCCATTCTCGATGGATGACCTACAAACTCTCTCATGGGTAGATCCATGGTCTTGTGGCGATTTCTTGGCTGGGACCCCCAATCTCAGGAAGCTGGGGTTTCGGGGACGTATTGCGAAGGAACATGTTGTAAACCACCTTCAAGAGCTGAAGTTTCCCGATATAGACTTTCTAAACCACCTTCAAGAGTTGAAGTTGTTTAATACATGCTTTTCAAAATCTGGCGGGTGGTCAGCGAATCTAGGAGGAATTAGGTTCTCCGCAAATCTTAAGAAGCTAACTCTGGGACCTTTCTGAATTGGGATGAGATGTGCACCCTCGGAAAGTCGGTACCCAAGCTTGAGGTTCTCAAACTATTGCAAGATGCCTGCAAAGGACCAGTTTGGGAAACATGTGGGGATTTCCCTCAACTCAAATGCTTAAAATTCGAATCTCTTGACGTTGGGCGGTGGAATGCCTCCGCTATGCATTTTCCCCGGCTTCAGCGAATATCGCTGGTTGGATGTTACTGGCTCGAAAGCATCCCTTCCGAAATGGGGGATATACCCACGTTAGAGATGATCGAGGTGCACTTGTGCAACCTTTCTCTGGCCAATTCCGCCAGGGAAATTAAGGAAGAGCAAGAAAGCATGGGAAACACTTCTCTGCAGGTTGCGACTCCGGTTATTTGTAGAACTACTGGTGACGTTGAAGTAAGTACAGTAGTATTTCGGTTTCGTGCATTTTGTACAGTCAATATTACTACTACCTTTGCTTTCTGTCCATTGTTATGTTGAGTTTTGCTGCTCTGCTTCCTAACTTTTCTCAACGTCGGCATGATTTAAcaaattttcttctttgaagGTTCTAATTTACATCCCGATGTAGTAGAAGCTGCTTCTGCTTTACATCATGCCTAATTCacggatgttttttttttggtacaaaggATGGCCAAAGGCCAGAAGGACTAGACCGAGAGGAAAAATTACCAGAAGATGGAGTTGACCAAGTCGATTTACCACATCAATGGTCTCATGTATCCAAATCACCAATCCATGGTATCCCCGATTTTTACCCATACATGGTACCCATGTTCAAAGCGGACCATGCTGCCCTTCTACGAAGATGACTTACTCCTCAAAATCCCTTCCTTCCCCCCTTCTTCTCTCCCTCCGCTGGAACGTAAACTCCTTCCtccttcctccttcctctctctctagggtttgcCCCCCTTCGTCTCCTCTGTGCTCCCCATCCTCGCAAGACTTGCCCCAACCCCAACACCTGACCTTGCTCCCAACTTCCATCCCCTAATCGGCTATCTCGTTCTGCCGGAGACGGTAGCTTGAGTCTGTCAATCGTCCACGCTTCATCAGAATCGATTCCGACTCAATCGTCATCAGGTAAGTTGTATCCCAACTTCATCGCATTTCTTAAGTTTGGTCATAAATTGTTCAAAGTTTGGATTCTTGTCCATCGTGATGTGCGAGTTTTTGTTGAATTTGGGGCTTCTCGGAGTGATTTAGAGTTCAAGCTATAAGCTAATCTCTCCCTTTTCGGAGTTGTAGGATTAGGGTTATCCTTCTCATTTAAAGTCTTTTACCTTTATgccaagaaaaatggaaaagttATTACACTTGAATAGTCGTTCATTGAAGGTTACTAAAATGGGTTTGGAGAT
It encodes:
- the LOC131327763 gene encoding uncharacterized protein LOC131327763 gives rise to the protein MMFRVGRAAPTLGEITQPNLRLTRLIFETRAVMVDWVRRVGKENGFVIVISKSASIKGNKMTKCIFICERGGLYRPPPEGHSMQRITGTKKCDCPFKLRGVPQPPDCVMWSLKVVKGFHNHEPAKSFEGHEYPSRLTPIQQQLVRDMSSSTAPREILNFLRQQDSSISTGIRSIYNVKAQYKKEQLGGLSPIGYVLNELKEKNYIYDYHTNEHTNEITDILWVHPRSLELSVNFFIRVDY
- the LOC131326751 gene encoding putative disease resistance protein At1g50180, yielding MAEIGAGSLMMKNLKELINSRRDLILEVENQINCLYEDLRMLSNFLKDLQEKGHEAVKNLRSRIRDVEYEAENILDLFVVNAASKKQEQKKKKNVMTKLKTMMMNTKKKDVLDLAHVKQEIEAIKQEVMEIYRKRVDEMAATEVGTSSIGESSIANTHTSEDEITVGVKEDVEITRDQLTSIANTQILADEIIVGFEEELTRIKDQLTGGSKRLQVVSIVGMAGLGKTTLARKVYNDPLVLYHFYSCAWLFVSQEYRKRELLHRLLSSVMQHTDGIDQMSEEELAQQFYKSLKGRRYLIVMDDIWDVRAWFDFKTCFPNDNSGIRILLTSRNGHVALLAKPNCPPLSLHFLTDDESWDLIQRKVGNLPSTAHAGRKENSQQVSGTTTGDRFGSWDSYKRREESRTMEASRGNFVFTCGCRSATMDEDTGTELQPLTSSLETVLSLFCNISRGLPSACMEIDWVVGGRGIYKKDGKKPWRT